The Methylomicrobium agile genome has a segment encoding these proteins:
- a CDS encoding PqiC family protein: MRLRYLYRLNIFAACLLAACATTPETHFYVLNPLSAPPQAAKAEAPERLIGVGPVTVSALLERRQIVTRTGDNSIASSEFHQWAAPLKEAITETLAQNLSALLPNDIVKAYPWSAYGEMDAHIVIDIVRFESTAAQTAELAANWSLMDDKTLRLVKHGQARIARPQAGSGHTEAVKALSETLQEFGRQLADALLKNNDLEKMK; this comes from the coding sequence ATGAGGTTACGATACCTATACCGTTTAAACATCTTCGCCGCCTGCCTGCTGGCTGCCTGCGCAACGACACCGGAAACACATTTTTATGTGTTGAACCCGCTGAGTGCTCCGCCGCAAGCCGCGAAGGCCGAGGCCCCTGAACGGCTGATCGGCGTCGGCCCGGTGACAGTCTCCGCGCTGCTCGAACGCCGACAGATCGTGACCCGCACCGGCGACAACAGCATCGCATCCAGCGAATTTCACCAATGGGCCGCGCCCCTGAAGGAAGCGATTACCGAAACGCTGGCGCAAAACCTGTCCGCCCTGCTGCCGAACGACATCGTGAAGGCCTATCCGTGGAGCGCCTACGGCGAGATGGATGCCCATATCGTCATCGACATCGTCCGCTTCGAATCGACCGCCGCACAGACCGCCGAGCTGGCGGCAAACTGGTCGCTCATGGACGACAAAACGCTACGTCTCGTCAAACATGGCCAAGCCAGAATCGCCCGCCCCCAGGCAGGCTCCGGCCACACCGAAGCGGTCAAGGCACTAAGCGAAACCTTGCAGGAATTCGGCCGGCAATTGGCCGATGCCTTGCTAAAAAATAACGACCTGGAAAAAATGAAGTAA